From Desulfatiglans sp.:
GAATTGCTTATCGCCATACGAATACTTTGCTGTGCATCCTCAAAAATCTTTAGCCTGAAAAGGGCCACACCTTTTTTATCATAATATGCCCCCTGATCTTCAGGAGAGAAACATAGCGGGCGGGCCTTTTCAAGATATTCAAGCGATTTTTCTGTCTCACCATTTTCAAGTAATAAATCTGCATAGGCAAGATAATTGATTACCCTTTTTACGCCACTTTCAAAATTCTTTTCAAAAAGTACCATAGCCTCAGCAGACTTTTTTTCTCTTATATATATATCAGCCAGTCCATCTGCATAAAAATAGTTATCAAACTGCAACACCTCCTGCCTGAAAAAGGCATCTTCTGAGTGCCAGAGATAACGATTAAGAGTGTATGAGTTAAATCCAAGAAATATAATTACTGCTAAAAATAGACATGCAACCATTGTTCTATTTCGAGCATATAGTTTTTCAATTAAGGGATATAAAATAAGCAAAATAAATGGCAGAGGGAAATATAGCCATCTCATTGCTATTAGTGATGGAGCAGATGATTTTATGATACCGATAACCGGAAACAAGGTTAGAAGAAAAGCACCTGCAGAAAAGACTATCAGGTGGTTTTTTCTGTATCTATATAACAAATAAAAGCCTACCAATAGGCCTAAGATACTGAGAATGGAGTGAGTATTTATCATGCCTTTTGGATAATTAACAATAAAACTGTGCAGGTTATATGGGAGTATGACCATTTTAAGGTTTAAGAATATAATATATGGGATGTTTATTAGGCTGGTCATTAAATCTGATTGTTCTGATGGTGTTAACAAGGTTTCTGTCACATTGAACCGCAGCCAGAAATAAACCACAGAAATAATAACAAAAGGAAGATATCCTATCAGTTCATAGTTATTAGCTTTACACCTGTTTAAAAACAACCTGTGATAAATGAAAAATACTGGTAGCAGCATCAGGCTGAATTCCTTGGAAAAAATGGCAAGTGTAAAAAACAGGCTTGACAGGATATAATCATAATAAGACTTGTTATTATATGCATGGATATAATTTGTTATAGATAATAATCCGAACAATGTAGCGATTATATTATTTCTCGCCACCACCCATGAAACGGTCTCGGTGTTTACAGGGTGAAGCGCAAAGAGCACCACTAGCATCAGTGTAATATTTTTATTATGAATAAATAGATTAAAAAAGGCAAACAAAGCAAAACATGTAGCCAGGTGAAGTACAAGATTTGTTATTCTAAATCCGGGGGCAAGGAGGCCCCAGACCTTATAATCAAGCGAATAAAAAAGGTTTACTAAGGGTCTGTAATACCCTGTATGCCCTGCCGAATATTTATCATATCCATCCTCCTGGTTTAAATATGAACCAAAGGAATGAAATTCACTGAAATATTCATTGTTTTTTACCAGTGGGATATCATCGAGGATAAAATCACCGGAAAAGGATGGAATGTAAACAATTATTAACAGTAGACATATCAGCAGACAGTGGAACAACCTGTTTTGAATATCATATTTTAATATATGAAATATCATTAAAAGGAAGTGATAATAAAATATACCCGAATTCAGCAATAGTAGACGCCAAATCCGGGTATATTGTTAATTGTTGGTTCACCTGTTATTAAATACTATTTATTAGCTAATTAAACAGGGGTTAATTCGGGCTCTTACCAATAGTGCCACCAGGTCCAACAACACTATATGTAACGGCCCTATCACCAGCTTTTGTGTTAGCAACACCCGTAATTGTATATTCATTTGTATCTGTATCAACTTCAATATTAATAGCAGCTTCATCAACACCATCTGATACGACATAACCATAAGTTTTCAGATCATCTACGTCCGTTGCATATGTGCCTTTATCAACATAATAACCTTCCTGTGAAGTTATCATATTTCTGATATCGGTATTTGCAGAGGAGTTATATGACCTTG
This genomic window contains:
- a CDS encoding tetratricopeptide repeat protein produces the protein MVACLFLAVIIFLGFNSYTLNRYLWHSEDAFFRQEVLQFDNYFYADGLADIYIREKKSAEAMVLFEKNFESGVKRVINYLAYADLLLENGETEKSLEYLEKARPLCFSPEDQGAYYDKKGVALFRLKIFEDAQQSIRMAISNSPEDPMYWEHLGVVQGKMGEHDKALETFKKAIRLGNNSTTIYINMANAYISTNECEEAIKFISRINRTKKDAGLNMLLEKAGRCLADNNT
- a CDS encoding prepilin-type N-terminal cleavage/methylation domain-containing protein — its product is MNMKNEKGFTLIELMIVIAIIGILAAIAIPNFNAYRARSYNSSANTDIRNMITSQEGYYVDKGTYATDVDDLKTYGYVVSDGVDEAAINIEVDTDTNEYTITGVANTKAGDRAVTYSVVGPGGTIGKSPN